A stretch of DNA from Columba livia isolate bColLiv1 breed racing homer chromosome 11, bColLiv1.pat.W.v2, whole genome shotgun sequence:
AAGCTGGAGGCATCGCACAAGGAGAAGAGTTTGGATTCCCTCGACGGCAGGTGAGGCACAGCAGTCAAgtctttgccccttttcctccctttcccacCTCCCCACGTGTTTTCGGGAGCGAGTGAGACACCTGAGGCTCTTCGTTTACCTGATTATTATTACTTCTCTCTCCAGCCTCCACCTGAACGAGGCCCTAAAAGATGAAGAGATCAAGAAGTGCCACCGGGAAGTGGTAAGTTGTCAGCTTCTCGAGCAGTTGGGATGGTTCATTGTAGCCTGGCCTTGGCTGTTTGCTGTGGAGGAGCCTGATGGTGATTTTGTGTGGCCCCTGCAAATGCTTTTGGGGTTTTCTatcaaaaacaaaggaaaatcttGCCTGTGAGCAGCTCCATTCCTCTCCGTTTGAACCTTTTTGGTTGCTCTCATCGTGCCCCGAGTAAAGCTGTAGGTCTGTCTGCTAACCAGAGACGCTCTGCAAGAAGGAGGAGTGGACGAAGGAGGCGATTTCCCTTTCCCTGCAAAAAAAGACGGAGGAGAAGAACATTTTACTGATTATTTAGAGGCATTTGGGAGGGTTATGAGGCACCAACAGGTCTGAGCTGAGGCTGAGGGGCGTTGCTTTTGGTGGTGATGCCACATGCCTCCCTGTGTCCCCGCAAATAGCCCTGAAATGCTCCTGCTGGCATCTCCATGTCCCTCTGGGGATGTCTAAGCCGAGCCCAGGTGCTGCTGAGCCTTGATCCTCTTACAAGGTGCATGGAGCGGAGGTGACCTTGTCACCGCAGGCAGGAGGGGGCTCTGCCCACGCTGCTGCCCACAGACCAACCGTGCTGcccccagggcccttccaggaTCTCCCCTCGTCCCTCAGCTTTTGGGTGGCAGCCGTCACCACCACTGGGACACCCGTGTCCCCTGGAGGTCCAGGGCGCACAAATCTGCCTTCCGGGGACTAATTGAGCGGATTTACGGCAACGTGTTGAACCGCTTCGGAGCTTTTACCTGCTAAACAGAATTGTTTGAGGGTGAAGCTCCCGTGGCGGCTGCCGGCAGCTTTGAAGAGGCACCGGGAATATAAAAATAGCTGGATGGCGCGGCGCGATGGGCGCAAAGCAAGTGTTGTCACCGTGCCCCGAATAAGGGAAGAGCtcgaggaggaggagagaaaaaaccGCTGGGCAAAATAAATTGCCTGCGGATGAGCCTGGGAGGAAACAGCCTCCTTGGATATCGGGGGCAATGTTGATTTGGGAGGATGGCGCAGCGTTTGGGTGCTGGACCATCCCACCCCTCTCTAAttccccggccccgccggccaCAACCCAGCGGGACCcccctgcgccgctcccgggtGCGGGGGAGGGAATTAGTTTTGCGGGagggtgttttatttttattcaaggGGAGCTTTTTATCATCAAGGTCACCGATTAACTTTTGCTTCGTTTTCAGGCCGCTAGCAAGTACAACTCGCAGTACCACAAGCTGTTCAAGGACATCCCGACGGAGGAGAGCGTGCTGAAAGGTGGGTGACCGGCACAGGACGGGCGCGGGGGCGGCAGGTCACGGCACCCAGCCCGCCATCCCCGTCTCTCCGCTTTGCAGTTTGCTCCTGCGCCCTCCAGAGAGACATCCTCATCCAGGGGAGGCTTTACATCTCCCCCAACTGGCTCTGCTTCTACGCAAACCTTTTTGGGAAAGACATCAAGGTAATGTGGGGGCCTGTTCACCCCCATTATCCCCTTCCGCACCCAGAAACGCCGTGAAAAGCCTCCGACGCGAAGGGGAGCGTGGCTGTGCCTCCCCCTGCGGCATCCGCCTGGGGAAGCCAAATACTGGTTTGGTTTAAAATTCCCTGATGCAAAAGCCGCAGCAGAGTTTGAAGGAAGATCAAAGGTTTCGGGGTGGGGGGAGATTTAAATTCCTCTTGGCTTTTCTCCTTGATTTACAATGTGATGTTTCCCTGTTAGTCTTGTGGCTGATGAGGATCTCAGGGAGAGACTGCTTCTTAAACTGGGCTGAAGAGCTGAATTATTTATATCAGCCGCTTTAAACAAATACCTGATGGAAGTACAGGGCTGCAACCAAGTTATAAATTAAATCCTGCCTGATATTTAACCCTCCCCTGGTTTGCAGGTGGGGGCTCTCGCAATGGGAGACTCCCTGGATGATGTGTCCTCGTTGTTTTGATTGAGTAGAAACCACCGCTGAGCCGAGATTAACGTGCGGGGGATGCTGTGacctttaataaaaaataaggagATGCTGAATCCCTGTGTTGCTTGTGTTGTAATTATAGTAGTTAAATCCCTGCCCGTCcctgtgtattttgttttgcccTGCAGGTTGTGATCCCGGTGGTTTCCGTGCAGCTGATCAAAAAGCACAAGACAGCTCGGCTGCTGCCCAACGGCTTGGCCATCACCACCACCGCCAGCAGAAAGGTAACGCGGGGCTTCCAGCGTCGGGACCCGGCTTCGCCGCGGTAAAACCTCAGCTGGGGGATGCCCTGCGCCGAGCCGGTTGTGATTTGAGAGCGGGGAGTGAAGCGGTTCCCATCCCTGGCTGAACGCGGGGGCTGGTTGGgaagctttgcttttgtttctgaatttcGCTTTGTTTCTGGGCGAAGCCAAGCCCGAGTGAAACTCAGCTGAGCTTGACAAATCCCTGCCAGGCTCAAATAAAACCTTTAAACTCCTTAAACACGAGCAGGGGAAGGGCTTGCGCCGGTGCCCAATGCTGGCTGCAGGAAAACATGGTTAAGGGGCTGAATTTCCAGCTTTTAAATCATGTTGTGTGTTGTCTGATGCACAGAGCTTCCCAAGGAGGGGGTTATTCCTGCGGTGTTTTGGGAGGGGGTTATTCCTTCGGGATTTGGGAGGGATTTATTTCAGCAGGGGGTGGGACAAGGCAGGATTTGGGCGCACAAAGTGATGCGGTTCCGAGGCCACACTGGGCTCAGCATCGGGCACAGTGAACGCTGCCCCGTGTCCCCTTGCTGCCCCCTGTCCCCTCGTACTGATCCTTGGGGACATTTTCGGTTGCTCCCAGCCCTGTTTGCTGCCGTGTCCCTCTCAGCTgagcacaggaggctccatgggGACAACAGCTGAGCGAAAGCGGCCCCAAAACCAAATCTGGTGCAGGTTTTAGCAGGCTGCAAAAATAGCAGCAGGAAAACTCTGCGGGGAGATGCCGGGGGGGATGCGGCTGCCGGAGAGGGAGATTCAAGGGCAGGACGTctctgcctgtcccctgcctgcGGGAAAGGGACTCGGGATATGGGGAATCTCTCCCAGcagcttttctgtctcttaCAGTACATCTTCGTGTCCCTCATCTCCCGCGACAGCGTCTACGACGTCCTGAGGAGAGTCTGCACCCACCTGCAGGTACCCCCGCCCTGCGGCTGACGGCGTTTCCATAGCCACAGGCTCATTTTGGGCTGCGTCCTGGGGAGCAAAGCTCTTTGCTGTCGCCACGAAGGGTTTGGACCTCTCCAAAATCCCTCCCAGATGCTCTGCAGCCTCTTCCCATCGTCCCTGCTCCGCAGCGAGGTGACCTGGGACCTACCAGGGGTCTCTTCCGCGTTGTGGGTGATggaggcagagcccaggcttTCCCCCAGGACACAAATATGAATTATTTATAATCTGGTAGCAATACTAGTTATGCTACTCCACACATTGTGGCTTTTCTCCCAGATCTCAAGTTttaaggggaggaaaaatggtacaaagtaaaacaaacgTTTTGAATTGAAAAGCATGAGGAGGCGAGAAATCTGTCAGCCTGTGAGCTGGAGAGGAGGGTCGCTGGAACCtcttcttctcctggcctcCAGTGACTTGGGTGACTCGGGTGACTCAGCCCTGTTGAACTGGGCAATTTATTCTTTGAAATGTGCTAAATAATCCCATTTTTCCCCCCCAATGGTTTATCCCCTCCATCAGGAGCATGTCCTGTTCTCTGCTGGATGCTTTTCTTTGTCCCCAGAGTCCCCATGCTTGGAAATTTTAAGCAGCTGCTCTTCATCAACTCCCCAGAACCTTCCAAGTTCACTTTTTTGGCTGGGGTTGAAGGCAGCACCATAACACCCGTTTCTTTCTCCCCTCCAGGTCTCAAGCAAGAAGAGCTTGAGTCTGAAGGAGCTGACGGAGGAGCCCGACGCCGTGTCGCTGGTGAGGGACAGGGCAGTTTTGGGAGTGGGAGGGACCCCCATGGGGTTTAACGCTGTCCTGGCACATGGAGGTTCGGCAGCCGCCAAAGGTCGTGTGAGGATGCAGCTGTCGCCTTTGTAGCTTGTCCCCTGGGATCCTCCTATCCCAGCGGATGGGTCAGGAGGACAATTTGGACAGCCCATGGTTGAGCACGAGCTGCTGACCCGGCTGGTTTGTGTCAGGGGTCTGTTTATAGACAGAAAAACTTGGGAGCGATGTGGAAAATGCTCCCGCCGGCTGATGGCGTTTGCAGCTGTGAACACGGATAACGGGCTGGAATCGGGGTTGAATTATCCAAAAATCTGTAGGGTGAGCAGGTAGCCAGGAGGCTGGGGCAGATGTGGGGTGTGTTGGGAGGTCCTTCCTATGGCAGGAGGAACCTGTGTCCCCACGGGGCCACCATGGAGGGACCAGCTCCCCCCAGGATGATGTTTTGGAGATGCTGGAAGGTTTGAGTCCTAATCTGGTCCCACCATGTCCTCGATGCCGCCAGTTCTgtgggagaagctgctgctggcgGTGCGGCTCACCCGAGGCTGTTCCGCAGGAGGTGATCGTCCCTGAGGGCAAGTGGAGGAAGGTGTCACCCGCTTCGCTGTCACTGTCACTACCAGATGCTGACTACCAGTGCATTCACCGCACGTCCGTCAGCAGCCTGAGCGCCAAGGAGAGCTCCTTCACCTCCGAGGAGCCCCTGGTTTCGGGTGAGGGCTGCGTCTGACGCGGGGACGTGGGTTGCGTCCTGTCCCACACACGGCACTGGGTGTAAACGTCCGTAAATCTGTGTTCGTCTGTCCTCCGTGCTCGCGGGAcaggcagggctgaggcagcgGGTTGGTTATCGCCGCGCTGCTGACGCTCACCTTGCGTTTCAGAAAGTGCCATCAACAccgaggaggagctggaggtggaGCAGAGTTGCGTGGCGGAGCTGAGACCCTCCGACTACCAGCTCCTGAAGATCTTCATCGTGCTGTAAGTTCGCTGAGGCGGGGAGAAGAAGGGGTTCCACACCAGGAACGTCTGTCTGAGCGCTTGTGCTTGTTCCTCCCCGCTCGCAGCATCTGCCTCCTGGTCGTGTCCTCCTCCTACCTGGCGTTCCGCATCTTCCgtctggagcagcagctctgctccttgAACCGGGACTACCTCTCCCGCGGGCACAGGAGGTGAGGGACCCTCGGGGACGCTTCAGGGTGACACTGTGAGTCGAGAACCTGAGGGATGTGGTGCAAAGAGCAACGGCTCCGCTCCGTGACACGTCCCAGGGATGTGTTGTCCTTTGTCCCGTGCTGGGCTACAGTGCCTCTCACCCCGCTCTCTGCTTGCAGGTGACCGTCACCCCCAGCGCTGGCTGAGGATGGACGGATGCCGCGACTGTGACACCCTCCGTACGGATCCCGGTGCTGCGTCCGCCCGCTGTGACTGTCGCGTGTGGCCCGGCTTTCTCTCAGCTGGTAAAATGGGACCAAGTATCATCTCTCTTCCTCCGGGCACCCGCTCCCGGCGGGACGGCCTGGCCGGCTCACGGCCACCGGTGCCGACTGCCCGTCCCCCTGGAAACCCATTTTCTCCCCGGGACGCTGCTGCGCCGTAGCGCTGGACGATGGCTCGGGGCTGCCGAGTGCTTGGACCTCCCCTGAGGACTTGCTGCTAAAACGGGTGCCGGTTTTTATTCCAGAGTTAAGTTTTTCTTGTGAAAAGACTACCATAGGCTCGCCGGGAACCCCGAAACAATGCGGAtgagttgctgctgctgctctgggtgaaGCCCGGGCAGCGGCTTTGGGCTGGCCCCTGGAGGCATGTCCTGAACTCTGCGGGGACAGTGCGACAGGGGCCACCAGCCCTGTGGGTGTCACTTCTCCCATCACCCAGGGGTGGGGGTACAATCCAGGGCCCCCCTCAGCTCTTCTCTCCTGGAGCACGGGGGCATCTTgcggtgtgtgtgtgtccctgcaAAGCACTTTAGGGTCCCCCCCGCCAAGACCAAGTGTCCTCACCGGGGACCACACCTGGGCACGGTGCTGGACCGGGGCTTCATTAGCCCTATTGCCTCGTTAAGGCGTCTCGACAGCATCCGGGTGAATGTCCCGGATCGCGATATGTCCGTGTCCTGGTCACTGTTTATCTCGTCACCACGCGTATTTGTCCCCAGCCTCCCCCGGGAGCGCGCTGGGGTGGCAGGTGATACCTGTGGGATTTATTCtgatctttctttcctgttttttggGAACTACAAGTGCTGATGGGGCCAAATCCCCGCGCCCTGGGGGCAAGAGCTCGCTGCTCCCTCTGGGCTCGGAACGGcttttacatgaaaataaaccCAGGATTTTCTAGCACGCCTGTCTGCTGGCAGCGTCCTTGCGGTGGTGCCGGGCTGGCAGCCCCGAAATGGGGGTGTCCCAGACCCCTTCTCTGGCCACGTCCTCAGGAAAGTGGatgacatggggacagccttGTCCTTGTGTGGGCTTGGGGACAAGTGGCATCGCTTTGTTGTCCCTCTGTGACAGCACTGGTGCACTTGGGTGCTCCTCTGTCACCTTGGCCATGCTGGAGGGGACACCAGGttggggctgctggggaccaGGGGCGGCTTTTTGGGGAACCCAGGGCCGGCTTTTTGGGGAACCCAGggccagggatgctgcaggtgtaggggatggggagggttATTTTCACTAGATGGCAGCAGAGACTGGGGGATGTGACACTCAGCTGGTggcaggggacactggggacagtggATGCCTGGGGagggtgctgagctgcagccccatcctgctgggGTGAGCAGGGtgagccttcctcctcctcctcccttagCATCCACAACCCGAATCCCGACCCCACCTGCAACAAAATGCACAAAAACAGGTGAAATGCATGAAAATGGCTCGACTCAAAAGCCACAGCGGAGGGACTGAGCAGGGACCAGGGGGGTGTCAGGCTGTTTTTTTGGGGAGATGTAGCATCCTGGGGTGCCAGGGAGTGGGTCTGTGGTTCTGCCACCTTTCTGGTTAAGTTATCGAAGCTGCTTCTTCAAAgccccagggaggttgtggagtctccttccctggagacattcaaaacccgcctggacatgttcctgtgcgacctcacgtaggtgttcctgctccagcagggggattggactggatgatcttttgaggtcccttccaatcccaaacatactgtgatactgtgatactgtgagtcACGGAGCTGCCGGagcctttggttttgtgggacCTGCCCCACTCGCTCTGCCACTGCGGCTGCCCAAATGGCTTTGGagggttttgggttgtttttctttcctaaaaataaGTTGGTGCTTAACGTGTTCAACCTCAAAGTGGGGTTTATGGCCCCAAAAATTAGGTTTGGTTGTTTAGGattggggtgttttttggttttgcatgcCCAGCCTGGTGTTTCTTGGGTGCTGCCAACACAAAGCAGGTGCATGGGGTCCCTTGTCCCCAGTGGTGACAGCCACCTCCGCCTCTTTGGTTAAAGCTGGCAGTGGGACAATGGGTGCTGTCAGCTGACGTTGAGGAGGCGTGGAGGAGCCCCTGATGTGATTTTGGGGGGTCCCCGCTGCCGGGAGCCGGTTGCaaggctctggttttgttttccagccgGTGTTTGCTCTCCTGGCGCCGCCCTGCTTGAGcttatttgctttcctttgtgtAAAGAAATGCCACGTACAATCCTCGGGTGCAGGAAACGTCGCTGGGTGCTcatcctgcaccctgcctggTCCTTCGGGGATGAGGACGAGGAGCTCGAGGTGTCCCCTGCTTGAGCACCCACCATCCCACTGCTCCTCCTTGTCCCAAACTGACCCCTAAAAATAGGATTAGGAGATTAAATCAGCCTGTGCAGCCTCCCCGCTCTCACACACGGCGCTGGCGGTGTTGTCCCCAGGTTTGCCGGCTGCTCGGTGTCACCCGCAAAGCTGCTGCCAGACCTGCAATGTCACAACCTCGCAGCTGCGACACCGGGAGCCACTAGTGGGTACCGAAAACATGAGACGCTGCTGACACGTGGATGGTTCCGTGTGAGGTTTATTCCGGAGCCTACCACGGTGGCAGTGACATTGGTGTCTCTGGAGAAGCCCCGTGTCCCTTTGGTGAGCAGCTCGATGCCATTTCGGCTCCATCCCAGCGGTGGAAGGGTTTACCGGGGTGGGCCGGCGCTCGAAGAGCTGCCCCGACCTCATTTTGCCCCTCTGTGTTTGCTCAGGTATGTTGGGAGAGCCCGGGCTGGGGCTCAATATAATAATCCAACATTTCAAATTCAAAATAATCCTTCCCTCTCTTCAGTGGGTCGTATTTAACCAGGATTTCCCTGCTCCGTGGTGGGGTTTGGTTGCTCTACCTGACCCCACCTGAGCAACCTTCTCTTTGCTTCTCGTGACGTTAGAGATCACCTCTTATCCTGTAACGATATCCCATTTTTCTGTCACCCCCCATCTATCTTTTAACAAGAGGATCTGCTTTGAGACCCCACCAaccagcacaggaggaaaagtgGTTTGAATAGAATTTTATTAAGGATTTTTTGGGCTTCGAGGAGACTGTGGTTATCTTTGGCTTTTCCACCTCAAACTCCAGCCTTTTGTTCTCCCTGGTGTGTTTTTAATCTCGAGTGACAGAACTGGTTTTGTGCTGGAGGAAGCAGCGGCCGCCTCGTCCGCTCTGAGCAGGGCGAGCGCTAACGAGGGAGCGCTAACGAACCTGCCCCGAACGGAGACGACCTGAAATCATacggaaaaagaaaacaacttcaaAGAGTAAGTGTCGCTTTTCATCTCAATTAACTTTCCTTTCCTAGGATTGGGTTTCTCAGCTCCCTATTAATCTTCCAGCAGTTCAGAGGcagattttaatttctaataAGAGCAAGCAGGGGTTGGGGACAAGGAAAAAGCTATTCCTATTCAGCTTAGGAGCACTTATCTGAAGAAaacctattttctttctatttctttaattAATCATAGCATTTCCTTTGGAATCTCGTCTTTTGATATCATTGCCATCTTTTCGGGGTAAAAACCCCTTGCTGCTCAAGCCCAAACTGCTCCAATACCAACAGGGAGGCACAAATTAGAAATAGTTATGATAAAGCAtttgggggtttggttttgaaggGTGTTTGCTAAACCTGGCTTGGAACAGCGATGCCTAGAGCCAATTAAAGCCACCTAACGATGACATGCTGGGCAAGGCGAGAAGTCCCTTCAGCACCCCCTTTTGCCCCAGCAATTAGTGTAAAAATTCACCGCGGAGAGGATTTATTTGAAAGCAAAGTGATTTTTCTGGTTAATTTCCCGAGGGGACTAAGGCTTTTCCAGGGGGGAgcagggtgtttggggggtGTAGCCATGCTGGAGGGGTGACATTCTTCTTCTTTGGGCCAATCCTGCGCATGGGCATCTCCCTCAGGCACTGGAGGTGCTGCCTCGCGGATGGGGAAggcagttttggtttttggggAGGGGAGCGTTGGAGCCGCATCGCGCTCACTTCTGCGCCAGCTTCATGATGAGGCTTTTCCACTCCGCTCTCTTCTGCGTGATGTAGGAGGgggtgaggagctgcagcagaggcTCCGGCCGCTCCCCGAGGTGTCCCTGACAAACAGCCTCCGCGTTGCAGATCACGTACATCCCGCAGTCGTAGCTGTTCTGCTGGGCGGGCGCCTTCTCCTCC
This window harbors:
- the GRAMD2A gene encoding GRAM domain-containing protein 2A isoform X1, which translates into the protein MHEKAAPLKSPEPMHGRDKLEASHKEKSLDSLDGSLHLNEALKDEEIKKCHREVAASKYNSQYHKLFKDIPTEESVLKVCSCALQRDILIQGRLYISPNWLCFYANLFGKDIKVVIPVVSVQLIKKHKTARLLPNGLAITTTASRKYIFVSLISRDSVYDVLRRVCTHLQVSSKKSLSLKELTEEPDAVSLEVIVPEGKWRKVSPASLSLSLPDADYQCIHRTSVSSLSAKESSFTSEEPLVSESAINTEEELEVEQSCVAELRPSDYQLLKIFIVLICLLVVSSSYLAFRIFRLEQQLCSLNRDYLSRGHRR
- the GRAMD2A gene encoding GRAM domain-containing protein 2A isoform X2, which gives rise to MHEKAAPLKSPEPMHGRDKLEASHKEKSLDSLDGSLHLNEALKDEEIKKCHREVAASKYNSQYHKLFKDIPTEESVLKVCSCALQRDILIQGRLYISPNWLCFYANLFGKDIKVVIPVVSVQLIKKHKTARLLPNGLAITTTASRKYIFVSLISRDSVYDVLRRVCTHLQVSSKKSLSLKELTEEPDAVSLEVIVPEGKWRKVSPASLSLSLPDADYQCIHRTSVSSLSAKESSFTSEEPLVSESAINTEEELEVEQSCVAELRPSDYQLLKIFIVLICLLVVSSSYLAFRIFRLEQQLCSLNRDYLSRGHRR